In Etheostoma cragini isolate CJK2018 unplaced genomic scaffold, CSU_Ecrag_1.0 ScbMSFa_1787, whole genome shotgun sequence, the genomic stretch GGGACTCACCTTTGGGGGGGTGGAGCCTGTGGTTGGTGTCCCTGCACCAGCCTGTTGGTCTGATGTGTGCTGAGTCAGCGTTTACCCAGAAGTCATAGCACTCGGAGTAGCCGTCAATGTGGAGCCGGAGCCGACAGCCAATCACCtgaccgggggggggggtaagagtcttcactgaaaatgtatatgtgtgtgtgtctgtttgtgtgtctgtgcgtgtgtgtatgtgtgtatgtgtgtgcgcgcacgtgcgtgtgttagtgtgtgtgtgtctgtctgagtgtgtgtgtgtgtctgtgtttgtgtatgtatgtgtgtgtgtgtgtgtgtgtgtgcgtgtgtgcacgcGTTACCTCGGCAACCGTCAGCACACAGAAGATGGAGG encodes the following:
- the LOC117940142 gene encoding lethal(3)malignant brain tumor-like protein 3, giving the protein MKLEGVDPLHPSIFCVLTVAEVIGCRLRLHIDGYSECYDFWVNADSAHIRPTGWCRDTNHRLHPPKGESPLHHRLHPPKGESPLHHRLHPPKGKPPSKTGSTSPT